CTCGACGGCGGCGAGGTGGTCGCCACGCAGGCGATCTGCCCGCACCAGCAGATCGAGCTCGTCGAGGGCGAGCTCGACGGCGCCGAGCTCACCTGCAAGGCCCACCTGTGGCAGTTCGACCTGCGCACCTGCAAGGGCATCAACCCCGGCCACACCGAGATCGCCCGCTACCCGGTCCGCGTCGAGGGCGACGACGTGTACGTCGACCCCGATGGCGACACCCCGCGCATCGCCCACTCCTGAACCCACCCGCCGTCACCGACCACTGAAGTAGGAGAAGGACACGTGCCGTTCATCCGCATCGACATGTTC
This genomic interval from Nocardioides kongjuensis contains the following:
- a CDS encoding Rieske 2Fe-2S domain-containing protein, with amino-acid sequence MAFQLVTTLDDLWEGDMESFEVGDKEILVAHLDGGEVVATQAICPHQQIELVEGELDGAELTCKAHLWQFDLRTCKGINPGHTEIARYPVRVEGDDVYVDPDGDTPRIAHS